aaagaataaaaataatttccTTGCTCTTTATTTTGACatactttttaaaaacaaaaagaaaaaaaggttaataaaaaaaatacagaAAAACCTCGTGAACATTTTGTACTTCctttattatgtatttcattttatatataattataataaaaaaatagcAAACATgaacaaattaaaaaataataatttatatcataatagTAATCATCAACAGacaaatacaaaaaaaaaaaatacgACTTATTACAAATCTAAAGAACATCCatttataacaatatttctacaaaatcaaaaaaccattttctctttttcatccataacatatttttataacttctttattaacataagagatctattatttaa
This genomic interval from Plasmodium reichenowi strain SY57 chromosome Unknown, whole genome shotgun sequence contains the following:
- a CDS encoding putative membrane protein (conserved Plasmodium membrane protein, unknown function) produces the protein KNKNNFLALYFDILFKNKKKKRLIKKIQKNLVNILYFLYYVFHFIYNYNKKIANMNKLKNNNLYHNSNHQQTNTKKKNTTYYKSKEHPFITIFLQNQKTIFSFSSITYFYNFFINIRDLLFNTHN